One window of Artemia franciscana chromosome 16, ASM3288406v1, whole genome shotgun sequence genomic DNA carries:
- the LOC136036981 gene encoding dystroglycan 1-like: MIFRNLFLLIAVTLAANINDDISFDDGDEISVTKWSANNLTRPKRQVEGSGETGSDDDDDDYYEDYSEEEDEAPEGKPILDLVSPVFDLPSVTPTVNVVEPSPVVIEPSSAFPEQRGHSGDGPVLEEEEEITPSTIQSTIAAKVVTTEATPTLPPLPPPNSPPVVQKRLEKLAVNAGSVFVYEIPSETFRDFEDGDSRLLRLVLKTEDDSVLNEDSWIGFDPIKQSISAMPLDKDIGKYKFILEATDSSGAKAKEIVDFVVRQDPVSRTFHHKFVMRFTVDPDSTEGFNKEHDLLLHTIKQITKYFDTQEPIGKHMYIHDYSFEPLSLTWTNRSLNRQMCPADEIEDIMEMIIDVDGEVVPELEELMAPQLHLNSANVVYFGVCQTVGTTTRAPENTPPEKRNEVDEIKIVAGELLRYQVPDDTFYDPQDGGTRNLKLSLQTMDRDPLDHSNWLQFDVANQEFYGVPLLKDAGKSEYLLVCTDSQGLSVVDSMIVVVEERPIDERFNVEFSINLDVPYEDFSRNAHGKVRFIETLARAFGDANTSSIVLKSLKKSTPDFHESMGQTSITWLNKTLSYDPCPYEEIEVLRSVLLKNDGHLTKNFSDIFFNQEFTPLSASLKPTYTCLGMTTPTYRGIPVDESTEDPPEGPVGSLVEDYLFTFIVPGLIIAGMLIIAFIIACVLYRRQRSGKMYIEEHQTFISKGIPVIFAEELDDKQEPPAKLILRDEMRATLPPGYKRSGTPKHSSVSPTPEQRELLPRNGASDRYPTFKAL; this comes from the coding sequence ATGATCTTCAGAAATCTATTTCTACTGATAGCAGTTACGCTTGCAGCTAATATAAACGATGACATTAGTTTTGACGATGGTGATGAAATAAGTGTAACAAAGTGGTCAGCTAATAACCTGACCAGGCCTAAGCGGCAAGTAGAAGGTTCTGGTGAGACTGGAAGTGATGATGATGACGACGATTATTATGAGGACTACTCTGAAGAAGAGGACGAGGCTCCTGAAGGGAAGCCGATTCTTGACCTAGTGTCCCCTGTGTTCGATTTGCCGTCAGTTACCCCAACTGTTAACGTTGTTGAACCTTCTCCAGTAGTTATTGAACCATCGTCTGCATTCCCTGAACAGAGAGGACATAGTGGTGATGGTCCCGTTTtagaagaagaggaagaaatAACACCATCTACAATTCAATCGACTATCGCAGCCAAGGTCGTGACGACGGAAGCCACGCCAACATTACCTCCCCTACCACCTCCTAATTCTCCTCCAGTTGTGCAGAAGCGTCTTGAAAAACTAGCTGTTAATGCTGGAAGTGTATTTGTTTACGAAATTCCGAGTGAAACCTTCCGAGATTTCGAAGATGGCGATAGTAGGCTACTTCGCCTAGTGCTTAAAACCGAAGACGATTCTGTATTGAATGAGGATTCTTGGATTGGATTTGATCCTATTAAGCAATCTATTAGTGCAATGCCCCTAGATAAAgatattgggaagtataaattCATCCTTGAAGCGACCGATAGCAGTGGCGCTAAAGCAAAGGAAATAGTTGATTTTGTTGTTCGACAAGATCCTGTATCGCGCACTTTCCATCACAAGTTTGTGATGAGATTCACTGTTGACCCTGATAGCACTGAAGGGTTTAACAAAGAGCATGATTTACTTTTACATACTATtaaacaaattacaaaatatttcgACACCCAAGAACCAATTGGTAAACATATGTATATTCATGATTATAGTTTTGAACCCCTTTCGCTGACATGGACAAATCGAAGTTTAAATAGACAAATGTGTCCTGCAGATGAAATAGAAGATATTATGGAAATGATAATTGATGTGGATGGTGAAGTGGTACCTGAACTAGAGGAATTGATGGCACCCCAGTTGCATTTGAATTCAGCAAATGTGGTGTATTTTGGAGTGTGTCAAACAGTTGGCACAACGACCAGGGCGCCTGAAAACACACCACCAGAAAAAAGAAACGAGGTGGATGAGATAAAAATTGTTGCTGGAGAATTATTAAGGTACCAAGTCCCTGATGATACTTTTTATGATCCCCAAGATGGCGGTACTCGAAACCTGAAATTATCCTTGCAAACAATGGATCGTGATCCCTTAGATCATTCAAATTGGTTACAATTTGATGTTGCTAATCAAGAATTTTACGGTGTACCTTTGCTAAAAGACGCTGGCAAGAGTGAGTATCTCCTTGTTTGTACTGATTCTCAGGGCTTGTCTGTTGTCGACAGTATGATTGTTGTAGTTGAAGAGAGGCCAATAGATGAGCGATTTAATGTCGAGTTTTCGATAAATTTAGATGTACCATATGAAGACTTCAGTAGGAATGCCCATGGCAAGGTGAGATTTATTGAGACTTTAGCAAGAGCGTTTGGAGATGCTAATACGTCTAGCATTGTTCTCAAATCCCTCAAGAAAAGTACCCCTGACTTCCATGAGTCCATGGGACAAACTTCAATCACCTGGCTTAATAAAACACTCTCTTACGACCCGTGCCCATACGAAGAGATTGAAGTGCTAAGAAGTGTTCTGTTGAAAAATGATGGGCATTTGACGAAAAATTTTAGTGATATATTCTTCAATCAAGAATTTACTCCTCTCTCAGCTAGCCTTAAGCCAACGTATACTTGTTTAGGTATGACAACCCCAACCTATAGAGGGATTCCAGTCGACGAGTCTACAGAAGATCCTCCCGAAGGCCCTGTAGGGTCCTTAGTTGAAGATTATCTGTTTACATTTATTGTTCCTGGTTTAATCATTGCTGGCATGTTGATAATTGCGTTTATTATAGCTTGTGTTTTATATCGACGACAAAGATCTGGGAAGATGTATATTGAAGAGCATCAGACATTCATTTCTAAAGGCATTCCGGTAATATTTGCTGAAGAACTAGATGATAAGCAAGAGCCTCCGGCTAAATTAATTCTCCGCGATGAGATGAGAGCAACTCTTCCTCCCGGATATAAAAGATCCGGTACACCAAAACATTCGTCTGTTAGTCCCACTCCAGAGCAGAGGGAGTTGTTGCCTCGAAACGGGGCAAGTGATAGATATCCTACTTTTAAAGCACTCTAG